Below is a genomic region from Rhodoligotrophos appendicifer.
AGATCGCTCTGCTGAGAAACCAGCGCGATCTGCCTTATCCGAGCGTGACGGGCATGGCCCGCATCTGCATCGATGCCGGGGCTCACGGCATTACCATCCATCCCCGTCCGGACGAACGTCATATCACCCGCCTCGACGTCGATGATCTCGCAGCTTTTCTGCCTGAATTCCCCGAAATCGAGTTCAATATCGAGGGCTACCCCTCGGAAGATTTCCTCGAGCTTGTCGAGCGCATTCGCCCCCATCAGGTCACGCTTGTGCCGGATGCGCCCGATCAGCGGACTTCCGATCATGGCTGGGATATACCGGACCATCGGGCTTTCCTGTCCGACGTGATCGGGCGCCTGCAGACCCATGGATCCCGGGTGTCCCTCTTCATCGACGCCGATCCCGCCATGGCGTCGGAGGCGGCGTCTGTCGGGACGGACCGTGTTGAGCTCTACACCGGTCCCTATCACTTCGCCTTCATGAAGGGCGAGGACATCCTTCCCGACTATCGCGCCGCCGCCCTTGCCGCCCACGCGGCCGGCATAGGTGTGAACGCTGGCCATGATCTCAATCTCGACAACCTGGCCCGCTTCCTGGCCGCGGTGCCTCATGTGCAGGAGGTCTCCATCGGCCACGCCATCACCGCCGACGCTCTGGTCATGGGGATGTCCAACGCTGTCGGCGCCTACCTCACTCTGCTGCGCGCCTGACGTCACCGCTGCAGGCGGGCTGATCCCCACGGTTTCTATCCGGAACCGTAATCCCGCCCCAGCAGCCATCCGGCCCCAGCAGCCATCCCACTCCCCGCCGTCATCCCTAACCCCCCAACCGTCATCCCGGGCTTGACCCGGGATCCCGGCAAGCAGCAAAACTCACTTTGGCCGAGGGCTACCGGATGCCGCACCGTAACTCCGATCCGGACCTCACGATCTCATCCGCCATTCTTCTTCAGCCACGCCTTCATCCAGTCGATCTCGGCCCTCTGCGCGGTGATGATGGCCGCAGCCAGCGCCTTCAGCTCGGGATCGGTGCCGTATTGCAGCTCCACGCGCGCCATGTCGATGGCACCCTGATGGTGGGCGATCATCCCACGGACGAAATCCACATCGACAGTACCGCTTGGCTTGATGTCCATGTCCTGGTGCATCTTCGTCATCGCCTCGCGAAAGGCTTGCTCCGCCTCGCTCCCGGCAGTGGTGCCATGCTGATGGGTCGTATCCGTCTGCGCAGCAGCCGGCGAGATCAGCCCTGCTGTAACGATCAGAACCGCTATGAACCCCGTCCTCATCCCAAGAATCCTTCCAGCACGTTGACCGTGTTGATGCCGATCTCGTCGATCGCGTAGCCGCCTTCCATGACGAACAAAGTCGGCCGTTTCAGGGCTGCGATCCGGGCCCCGTAGCGGGTGAAGTCCTCCGATTCCAGTTTGAAGAAGCTGATCGGATCTTTTTTGAAGGTGTCCACCCCGAGGGAAATGATCAACGCGTCCGGCCCATAGGCCTCGATGCGTCCGCAGGCATTCTCCAGCGCCGCGGACCACTGGGCGTACTCGGTCCCGCGCGGCAACGCGTAATTCACGTTGAACCCCTCACCCTCGCCGGACCCGCGCTCATCCTCATAGCCGAGGAAGTAGGGATAGGCCTGCTTCGGCTCACCATGCAGGGAGAGGAACAGAACGTCTCCCCGGTCATAGAAGATGTCCTGCGTTCCGTTGCCGTGATGGAAGTCGACGTCCAGGATCGCGATCCGCTGGGCTCCTCGGTCCAGGAAGGCCTGCGCTGCGATCGCCGCATTGTTGAGGAAGCAATAGCCGCCATACATGTCCCGGGGCGCATGATGGCCCGGCGGCCGGCACAGGGCGAAGGCTGCATCCCTGCTGCCTTGCACCAGTTTCTGCGCGGTGAGCGCGACGGCTGCACTGGATTGGACCGCCTGCCATGTCCCCGCTGTGATCGCCGTCTCGCCTGCCAGCGCATAATAGCCGGCCTTGCCGTCGATGAAATCCGGCCGGCGCCACTGCATTCGCCGCGCTGGCCAGGCATTCGCGATCACCTCTCCGCGAAATCCGGCGGCCACCCATTCCGCATAGGCCGTCTGCAGAAACTCGATGTAGTCCGCATCATGTATGCGAGCGACCGCGCTTGCATCATAGGCGCCCGGGCCCGAGATATCCGAAAATCCCCGCATCTTGAGCCGCGCCAGCACGAACTCCACGCGCGATGGCCGCTCGAAGGGTGTCACCAGTTCCCCTCCCGAAAGTTCTCCCTGTGGGAAATGGCAGCGGTGGTCCTCGGAATAGATGATTTTCATGGAAACCTTGATGTGGAGGCAGGCGAAGCAGGAGCTGCGAAGGCTATCGGAAGCGGTTCGTGCTCGCAACCGGCCGGCGGCGCCGGCGCCGATTCAAATCCTATCGATCGCATTCATCACTTGCTGACGCTAAGTTGATCCAGCCTAAATATTACGAAACCTTAAGATGACCTTTCCTGTGAACCGGATATAGTCCTGATCGTCGGCTTGAACCCCGCACCTTGCTTCCCCTCGCAAGCAAGCCGACAAGTTAAGCGGGCGGCCTTCCCCGGGGCCGCCCGCCCCCCATTCAAACAGAGCCCGAACCGTAAAGGGGAGGGAGATCACGACCTTGACGGCGTCTGTCTCAAGCCACGTGATCCCGCGCGGGCACGTCAGCGATGGCGTGCCCGTTGTCGCGTTGGCCGCGTCTCTTGCAAACTAGACTTGGTGGTTGCGTTCGGTGGAGGTCGACGGCCGTCCGGTCGGTGTGTTCGCGATGCGCGTCCGCAACTCGTGTCGGCTGCCGGGAGAGAGCAGGTTGGTGCACGACGCGACGAGCCCCTGCGACCAGATCCGTCGCTCCACCAACAGGCACGGCTCGTCTTGATGCACGATCAGCTGCCGTTGCTGGGTCACGTCCGGAAGCACCGCCCGAACCACATGCTCGACCTCATCGACCGGCGCGGTCCGAATGAGATATTCGCTCGGGGACTCTGAGGCGAAATCCTGCTCGAGAAACCGGGGGGCGGCGCGCGGATTGCACCAGAACTCCTCGATCTGCAACGGCAGCTCGTCCTCGCAATGAACGATCAGCACCCGGAATAACGGTGCCGGACGGGGCATCTCGAAGCGCTCGACGAGGTCTGCGGTGGCACGCACGCTGTCCTTGGCCTCCAGGATCGCCCTGTGCTCGTGTCCGCGGTCGCGGATTTCCTCTGCCACGTTGCGCAATTCGATCAGGCTGGCCCGGCCCGGATTGCCTCGCACGAAGGTCCCGACCCCTTGCACGCGCGAGAGATAGCCTTCATCTGTCAGCTCGCGTAAGGCGCGGTTTATGGTCATGCGGCTGACATGGAGCTCGGCGACCAGTTGGTTCTCGGACGGGATCTTCAGTCCTGCCGGCCACGCGCCCCTGCGGATCCTGTCCGCGATATGGCTCTTGATGCGCCGGTAGATTGGCGCCGGCACGCTGGTTCCGGGCAGGTCGCTCATGCTCACACCAGCTCCTCCTCCAGGGACACCGCGCCTGCTCGCCATTGCTTGTCTATGGTTGTCTATACGATCTGTGCCGCCCGTCGACAAGAATCTGGCATCACAGCCATGGGGGAGCTCTGCACCGGATTGTCACAAAGGTGCTCTTGCGCTTGCCTCCGATCCGCTCTCTATAGTCTTGTATCTGCGGGTTGGTCGGCGTGAGGTGTTACATGGGTGGGTCGCGGGATGTTGATCCGCTACGCTTTCTTGAAGGCAAGACCGCATGGGTCACCGGCGGTGCGAACGGTCCCGGCCGCATCGCCGCCATTGCTCTGGCCAAGGCGGGCGCCGACATCGCCATCGGCACGCTTCTCGATCTGCATCACCACTGGACCCCGGCCGACCTGCGGCGGGCCAGCACCGACGACCTCGACAATGTCCTCGACGCCATCGCCATCACCGGCTCCCGAGGAATAGGCGGCCACCTCGACATCCGCTCCGAGGAATCCGTTGAGCGCTTCCGCAGCCACGTGAATGGGGAAGTCGGCCCCGCCGACATTCTCGTCAACGCCGCACGGGTGTCGTTCCCGCCGCAGCGCCCGGATCATCGTGTCGATGAATGGCAGCTTGTGTTGGATGAGTATCTGAACGGCACCCTGCGCATGATCCGCAGCTGTATTCCCGTCATGTCCGAGCGTCGCTGGGGCCGCATCATCGGCATCCCGTCGCTCGTCAACGAAAGCGTCGTCGACGAAGCTGCGGTGCGCTCGCTTCAAGGGGGCCTTCAGTCGCTCACCCGCGGCATAGCCGTCGAGGCGACACCCCTTGGCATCGGCTGCTTCACCATCAGCCTGGACCAGTCGACCCCGGACACCCTCGGCGAACTCGTCGCCAGCCTCTGCCAGGCCTCGGCCATGCCGTTGAGCGGCGAGGAGGTTACCCTCTCCGCCGCCTGAACGTCGCGATTACTGGCAGAACTTGTAGCGACCGCCACCCGCGTTGAAATAGCCGGTCTGCGGGTTGAACGAGCGGTAGCGCTGCTGGCAATACTGATACCATTCCCGCGACCATGGCTCATATCCGCCGCCGCGATACACCGGCTGCGGAGCCGGCGCCCGGACATTCTGAGCCATGCAGTCATTATAGGCGGCATAGTAATACTGGTTCCACTGGCCGCCCTGATTGGCCGCCCCGCCCACGGCACCGACGCCTGCTCCGATCGCCGCGCCGCGTCCGGCTCCCTTGCCGCCGCCCAGGATCCCGCCCAGCGCTGCACCGCCGATGGCCCCGGCGACCGCGCCGCCCAGGACGTTTCCGGCCGGATTGGTGTATTGATTGGCATAATCGCGGGCATAGCGGTCGCACTGCGCGCTCTGCGCCGCAGCTTCCCCTGTCCCCACGGTGACGAATGCGCCGAGCACGGCCACAACCAACGACGCGCTCTTCACCCTTGCTGCAATGCTCATTGCTCTCCTCATGTGCCTTTGCACGGCGGCGATCTCGCGAACGCGGGGCCATGCTGGAATATACCCTCATTAAACCCACGAACACGTGAATGGTCGCTGAACCACTTCAGGACCGATCGGCGACGCAACCTGAACGGACGTTTTACAAGCGCCGAAACGATGGGGATCAGGACGCCAAACCACCCGAATCTTGCATAATTTCCAAGTTTGTGTTAAATACTCATTCGATAATTGTTTTTCATCATCGTCTTATAGAAGGGGAGCTTGGCCATGAACGCGTTCTCAGGAGCCCCGGATTTCGGTGCGAAGCGGGAATTGGCCTTTGGTTTGCCCGCTTGGACCTATCGCAGCAAGGAGCTGCTGGATCTCGAATATAAGCGCCTGATCCTCACCTCCTGGCAGTTTGCCTGCCACGTCAACCAGCTGCGCGCCCAGGGCGACTATGTCGTCCTCGATCTTTTGCGCGACAGTGTCATCGTCATGCGCGACCGCAAGAATGAGTTGCGCGCCTTCCAGAATGTTTGCCGCCACCGGGGCGCACGCCTCCTCGAAGGGACCGGTCGCTGCAAGGCGACGATTGTCTGCCCCTATCACGGCTGGTCCTATGGCTTGGACGGCAGGCTCGCCGGCGTCCCCTCGCGTGAGAGCTTCCCCGGCCTCCAGAAGGAGGATTACGGCCTGAACGAAGTCGACCTCGAAGTCTTCCATGGCCTCGTCTTCGTCCGCATCGCCGGCGATGGTCCCAGCGTGAAGGAGATGTTCGGCCCCTATTCCGATCTCCTCGAGCCCTATCGCATCGAGGACATGGTGCCGGTCGGTGACATCTATTCCGAGACCTGGGCCGCCAACTGGAAAGTCGGCGTCGACAACAATCTGGAAAGCTATCACGTGCCGATCGGCCACCCCGGCTACCACCGGATGCTGGACAACGACCTGATGGGCTTCATAAACGAGCACGGCGTAGCCGGCGCCAAGAGCACCCTGCGGGCCCGACCCTCCTCGAACTGGGTGGAGCGCATGTATCAGGAACTCGCCCCCGATGCCTTCATGCATCTCCCCGAGGAGGTGCGCAGCACCTGGATGTTCTTCACGATGCCGCCGAACCTGGGCATCGACATCTATCCCGATTCCATCGACGTCCTTCAGATCCTGCCGCGCACCGCTGAGACGAGCCAGGTCCACATGCCGGTCTTCGTCCGCCCCGGAGGCGGCCGCGAGGAGCGCATCCTTCAATATCTGAACGGCCGCATCAACATGCAGGTCACCCATGAGGATCGCGAGCTGAGCGAGCGCGTCCAGCTCGGCCTCTCCGCCCACGGCTATACGCCGGGTCCCCTGTCGGCCATCGAATCCTGCATCCTCGACTTCCACGACCGCATCCGCAAGGCGATCCCCGCCACCATGCTGGAAGAGGAGCCGGCAGCCGGAACCCTGGCGGCTGTCGACGCCGAGCTGCAAGCCGAATCGGGCACCCTCGCCGCCTGAGAAGGGGCCCTGTTAAATCGGCATTTTATATCCAAGATGGC
It encodes:
- a CDS encoding pyridoxine 5'-phosphate synthase, coding for MATNLSVNLNKIALLRNQRDLPYPSVTGMARICIDAGAHGITIHPRPDERHITRLDVDDLAAFLPEFPEIEFNIEGYPSEDFLELVERIRPHQVTLVPDAPDQRTSDHGWDIPDHRAFLSDVIGRLQTHGSRVSLFIDADPAMASEAASVGTDRVELYTGPYHFAFMKGEDILPDYRAAALAAHAAGIGVNAGHDLNLDNLARFLAAVPHVQEVSIGHAITADALVMGMSNAVGAYLTLLRA
- a CDS encoding histone deacetylase family protein, whose amino-acid sequence is MKIIYSEDHRCHFPQGELSGGELVTPFERPSRVEFVLARLKMRGFSDISGPGAYDASAVARIHDADYIEFLQTAYAEWVAAGFRGEVIANAWPARRMQWRRPDFIDGKAGYYALAGETAITAGTWQAVQSSAAVALTAQKLVQGSRDAAFALCRPPGHHAPRDMYGGYCFLNNAAIAAQAFLDRGAQRIAILDVDFHHGNGTQDIFYDRGDVLFLSLHGEPKQAYPYFLGYEDERGSGEGEGFNVNYALPRGTEYAQWSAALENACGRIEAYGPDALIISLGVDTFKKDPISFFKLESEDFTRYGARIAALKRPTLFVMEGGYAIDEIGINTVNVLEGFLG
- a CDS encoding aromatic ring-hydroxylating oxygenase subunit alpha is translated as MNAFSGAPDFGAKRELAFGLPAWTYRSKELLDLEYKRLILTSWQFACHVNQLRAQGDYVVLDLLRDSVIVMRDRKNELRAFQNVCRHRGARLLEGTGRCKATIVCPYHGWSYGLDGRLAGVPSRESFPGLQKEDYGLNEVDLEVFHGLVFVRIAGDGPSVKEMFGPYSDLLEPYRIEDMVPVGDIYSETWAANWKVGVDNNLESYHVPIGHPGYHRMLDNDLMGFINEHGVAGAKSTLRARPSSNWVERMYQELAPDAFMHLPEEVRSTWMFFTMPPNLGIDIYPDSIDVLQILPRTAETSQVHMPVFVRPGGGREERILQYLNGRINMQVTHEDRELSERVQLGLSAHGYTPGPLSAIESCILDFHDRIRKAIPATMLEEEPAAGTLAAVDAELQAESGTLAA
- the hutC gene encoding histidine utilization repressor, giving the protein MSDLPGTSVPAPIYRRIKSHIADRIRRGAWPAGLKIPSENQLVAELHVSRMTINRALRELTDEGYLSRVQGVGTFVRGNPGRASLIELRNVAEEIRDRGHEHRAILEAKDSVRATADLVERFEMPRPAPLFRVLIVHCEDELPLQIEEFWCNPRAAPRFLEQDFASESPSEYLIRTAPVDEVEHVVRAVLPDVTQQRQLIVHQDEPCLLVERRIWSQGLVASCTNLLSPGSRHELRTRIANTPTGRPSTSTERNHQV
- a CDS encoding SDR family NAD(P)-dependent oxidoreductase, with the translated sequence MGGSRDVDPLRFLEGKTAWVTGGANGPGRIAAIALAKAGADIAIGTLLDLHHHWTPADLRRASTDDLDNVLDAIAITGSRGIGGHLDIRSEESVERFRSHVNGEVGPADILVNAARVSFPPQRPDHRVDEWQLVLDEYLNGTLRMIRSCIPVMSERRWGRIIGIPSLVNESVVDEAAVRSLQGGLQSLTRGIAVEATPLGIGCFTISLDQSTPDTLGELVASLCQASAMPLSGEEVTLSAA
- the copM gene encoding CopM family metallochaperone; translated protein: MRTGFIAVLIVTAGLISPAAAQTDTTHQHGTTAGSEAEQAFREAMTKMHQDMDIKPSGTVDVDFVRGMIAHHQGAIDMARVELQYGTDPELKALAAAIITAQRAEIDWMKAWLKKNGG
- a CDS encoding BA14K family protein, which codes for MSIAARVKSASLVVAVLGAFVTVGTGEAAAQSAQCDRYARDYANQYTNPAGNVLGGAVAGAIGGAALGGILGGGKGAGRGAAIGAGVGAVGGAANQGGQWNQYYYAAYNDCMAQNVRAPAPQPVYRGGGYEPWSREWYQYCQQRYRSFNPQTGYFNAGGGRYKFCQ